CCCCATCTGCCCCCGCCAGAACAACTTGTTTTTAATCAACGTCCTGCCTCCCTTTTTTTGGTTTTGTTATCAACAGCCCTTGGAATTGTAATATATGGGAAGGCATCCAGGGTGTCAATCAGGTATGCCCCCGGGAATCGTCTTGACTGCAAGGCCGGTATTGATTACAACCGGTTCTGTGATTCAACGGCTCGGCAAATAAAAAACGCGGCAGGCGTTCCTGGTCATGGCCTGCCGCAAGAAAGGTATGTCCGGAATGGAAACGGGGAAGAAGAACCAGCGGCCCATATGGCTGGCCGGAAATGAAAAAACGATACAGATTATCGATCAGCGGCTGCTGCCGCATGAGTTTGTCGTGGTCGACCTGGCCACTGTCGACGAGGTCATCATCGCCCTCAAGGACATGATGGTCCGGGGCGCCCCGCTCATCGGCGCCACCGGCGGCTTTGGCGCGTTTCTGGCCGCGCGCAATGCCGGTGAAGCCGACTTTGTCAACCATTTCACCCGGGAGTGTGAACGCCTGAAAAACGCCCGGCCGACGGCCGTCAACCTGGCCTGGGGCGTGGACCGGGTAGTGGAAAAAACCCTGGCCGCCGAGACCTTTGCCGAGCGCTGCCGCGCGGCCCGGACCGAGGCCCTGGCCATTGCCGATGAAGAGGCGGAAAACTGCCGCCTCATCGGGGAACACGGCCTGCCCCTGATCGCCGGGATCAGCAAAAAAAAGAACGGCGCGCCGGTCAATATCCTCACCCACTGCAACGCCGGCTGGCTGGCCTGCCTGGAATACGGCACCGCCACGGCGCCGATCTACACGGCCTTTGACCACCATATCAGCGTCCATGTCTGGGTGGACGAGACGCGGCCTTTGAACCAGGGCGCCCGGTTGACCGCCTGGGAACTCGGCCGCCACGGTATTCCCCACACGGTCATCACCGACAACGCCGG
The sequence above is drawn from the Thermodesulfobacteriota bacterium genome and encodes:
- the mtnA gene encoding S-methyl-5-thioribose-1-phosphate isomerase, with translation METGKKNQRPIWLAGNEKTIQIIDQRLLPHEFVVVDLATVDEVIIALKDMMVRGAPLIGATGGFGAFLAARNAGEADFVNHFTRECERLKNARPTAVNLAWGVDRVVEKTLAAETFAERCRAARTEALAIADEEAENCRLIGEHGLPLIAGISKKKNGAPVNILTHCNAGWLACLEYGTATAPIYTAFDHHISVHVWVDETRPLNQGARLTAWELGRHGIPHTVITDNAGGHLMQHGLVDLVIVGTDRTTHTGDVANKIGTYLKALAAKDNNIPFYVALPSSTFDWEMEDGLKEIPIEERDPDEVRYIQGLAEGKLRQVLLVPESSPAANYAFDVTPARLVTGFITERGICKADRQDIRRLFPEMRPQKKI